CGGTGCGCCGCAACCTCAACCTCACCGAGGCCGCCAAGGCGCTGCACACCTCGCAGCCTGGCGTGTCCAAGGCCATCATCGAACTCGAAGACGAGCTCGGCATCGAAATCTTTGCGCGCCACGGCAAGCGCATCAAGCGCGTGACCGAGCCCGGCCAGCAGGTGCTCAAGAGCATCGACGTGATCCTGCGCGAGGTGAACAACCTCAAGCGCATCGGCGAGCAGTACTCGGCGCAGGACAGCGGCACCCTGTCCATCGCCACCACGCACACCCAGGCGCGCTATGTGCTGCCCGGCCCGGTGGCCGCGCTGCGCCAGGCCTATCCCAAGGTGGGCATCAGCCTGCACCAGGGCTCGCCCGACCAGGTGGCGCGCATGCTGATCGAAGAGGTGGCCGAGATCGGCATGGCCACCGAGTCGCTGGTGAACTACCCCGAGCTCGTGACACTGCCGGCCTACGAATGGCAGCACGTGCTGGTGTTCCCCTTCGACCACCCGCTGCTCGCGCGCGAGCGCATCGACCTCGAAGACCTCGCCCAGGTGCCGCTGATCACCTACCACCCGAGCTTCACGGGCCGCACCCGCATCGACCAGGCCTTTGCGCTGCGCCACCTGCAGCCCAACATCGTGCTCGAGGCCATCGACTCCGACGTCATCAAGACCTACGTGAAGCTGGGCATGGGCGTGGGCATCGTGGCCGAGATGGCGGTCAAGGGCGAGAACCAGTCACCCGACCTCGTGGCCCGGCCCGCGGGCGCGCTGTTCGGCCACAACCTGGCGCGCGTGGCCTTCAAGCGCGGCACCTACCTGCGCCAGTTCGTGCTGCGCTTCGGCGAGCTGCTCTCCGATCGCCTCTCGCGCGATCTGATCCTTCGCGCCATGGCCGGCGAGCCCGACGAATACGACATCTGACGCCCCCTTCGAACACAACGCTCCCGAGACAAGCCCCATGGACGCCGCCACCTTGCCCCGCACCCCCGCCCTCGCCTCGCGCCTGCCCCAGGTGGGCACCACCATCTTCACCGTGATGTCGGCCCTGGCCAGCGAACACGGCGCGGTCAACCTGGGCCAGGGCTTCCCCGACTTCGGCTGCGACCCGGCGCTGCTCGACGCGGTCGACGCCGCCATGCGCGCGGGCCACAACCAGTACCCGCCCATGACCGGCGTGCCCGCGCTGCGCCAGGCCGTGGCCGACAAGGTCGAAAAGCTCTATGGCCGCCGCTACGACGCCAACACCGAGGTCACCGTGACCGCGGGCGCCACGCAGGCCATCCTCACCGCCATCCTGGCCGTGGTGCACCCGGGCGACGAGGTGATCGTGCTCGAGCCCTGCTACGACAGCTACGTGCCCAACATCGAGCTCGCGGGTGGTCGCGTGGTGCGCGTGCCGCTCACGCCCGGCAGCTTCCGGCCCGACTTCGACAAGATCGCCGCGGCCATCACGCCGCGCACGCGCGCGCTGCTCATCAACAGCCCGCACAACCCCAGCGGCATGTGCTGGACCGAGGCCGAGATGCGTGCGCTCGACGCGCTGCTCGCGCCCACCGACGTGCTGCTGATCAGCGACGAGGTGTATGAGCACATGGTGTTCGACGGCCTGCCGCACCAGAGCGCGGCGCGCTACCCGGGCCTGGCCGCGCGCGCCTTCATCGTCAGCAGCTTCGGCAAGACCTACCACGTGACCGGCTGGAAGGTGGGCACCGTGGTGGCGCCCGCGCCGCTCATGGCCGAGTTCCGCAAGGTGCACCAGTTCAACGTGTTCACGGTGAACACGCCCATGCAGCACGCGCTCGCGGCCTACATGGCCAACCCCGCGCCCTACCTCGACCTGCCGGCCTTCTACCAGCGCAAGCGCGACCTGTTCCGCGAAGGCCTGGCCGCCACGCGCTTTCGGCTGCTGCCCGGCGAAGGCACCTACTTCCAGTGCGTGGACATCTCGGCGCTCGCCGTGCCCGAGCGCGACCTGCCCGAAGCCGACTTCTGCCGCTGGCTCACGCAGGAGATCGGGGTCGCCGCCATCCCGCTCTCGGCCTTCTACGGCGACGGCTTCGACCAGAAGGTGGTGCGTTTCTGCTTCGCCAAGAAGGACGAAACCCTGGTCGAGGCGCTGAAGCGGCTGTCGCGGCTCTGAGGCCTCAGCAGCGAACGGGGTTGCGGCAGAAGCGTTCGAGCTCGCGCACCACGCTGCGCTCGGCCACGGCCTTGCGGCCCGAGGAGCCGGTTTCGAGGCTGAGCTTCATCTCGTACTTCTTGAAGAAGGCGTCGAACAGCTCGCCGCCCAGCGTGCCCGTGGCCGTGAGCTGGTCGGTGCGCGCATCGTGTTCGAGCAGCACCGCGCACAGCGGCTGCTCGGCCGGCCCGCCCAGCACCTGGGCGCCACGCGCGGGGTCGTACTGGCTGTGGTCGGCACAGCAGTGGATCAGGTCGTTGCCCTTGCTCGGCGTCTGCGGGTTGGCCACCGGGCCCTTGCGGAAGCTGATGAAGCTCAGCTCCCTGGTGGGGTAGACAAGCTGGTGCGCGCAGATGGCCGAGAAGGCCACCACGCTGCGCTTGGGCCCGACGCCGCCGGGCCATTCGTAGGCCTCGCGGCCCTTGGTCTGCAGCCGCGTGGGCACGGCGGGTTTGCCCAGGTCGAGCAGGAACACCGGCGTGGCCTCGAAGGGGTAATGAAAGACGTAGTTGGTCTGCGCCACGAGCCGGGACGCCTTGATCGGCTGGCCCAGTTCGTCCACCAGCAGCGCGCGGGCGTAGGTGCGGGCTTGCGCACTGGCGGCCCAGGCGGGCGCGCCCAGGGCGGCGCTGGCCAGGGCGGCCGCGCCGGTGGCGCAGGCGGCATTGAATTCGCGGCGGTCCATGGGGGGCTGTCTCCTGTTCGAAGGCGCGGGAAGGCCAGGGCAACAAACGGGCGGGCGGGCGGCGGACCGTGACCCAACACACACGGTGCGCGGGGAAATACCGCTCAAGTTTCCAGCGCCGAATCCGTTGAAGGTAAGCACGCGTACACCTGGAACCTAACAGGGCCCACCTTCCTTTACCCGGATTTCCCCCATGAACAGCTCCACCATCCGCCCCCCCTTCACCCTCTCGCGCCGCGCCAGCATGCACGGCCTGGCGGCGCTGCTCGCGGCGGCTGCCCTGGGGGTCTGGCAGCCGGCGCACGCCGCCGCCGACACCACGGTGATCGAAGCGGTGCAGTTGCCGGCCCAGATCGAACGCCAGGGCCAGCGCCGCGCGGCCGAGCCCGGCGCGCTGCTGCGCGAGGGCGACAAGGCGATCACCGCGGCCGGCTCGCGCATGCTGCTGCGCATGTCCGACCGCAGCACGGTGCGGCTGGGCGAGGCCACCGAGTTCCTGGTGCAGACCCTGCAGCGCTCGCCCCAGGACGGCGCGAGCCAGATCAGCGCCGGCTTCAAGCTCATCACCGGCGTGTTCCGCTACGCCACCGACTACTCGAGCAAGGTCGTGGGCAACAAGACCGACCTGAAGCTGGGCCTGGCCACCGCCACCGTGGGCATCCGCGGCACCGACTTCTGGGCCATGAGCGACGCCGACCACGACGCGGTCTGCGTGTTCGAGGGCCACGTGGCCGTGGAGCGCGGCGCCAGCGCCGTGGCCGACCTGCAAAAGCCCGGCGCGTTTTGGGTCACTTTCACGGGCAAGCCCGAAGCGCCGGCCGGCCAGGCCACGCCCGACCAGCTCGCCAAGTTCATCGGCCAGGCCGAGATGCGCCCGGGCCAGGGCGTGCTGCTGCAAGGCGGTGAATGGCGCCTGGTGGCCGCCGCCAACGCCACCGGCCCGCAAGCCAACGAGCTGCGCGAGCGCCTGCAGGCCGCGGGCTACCCGGCGCGCGTGGCGGGCCAGGGCAACGGCTTCGAGGTCCGCATCAACCAGTTCGCGAGCGAGCAGGACGCGCGCAGCGTGCTGGCCAAGCTCGCGCCGCTGGGCGTGACCCAGGGCAGCGTGGTGCGCGCGCGCTGAACGCGCAGCGGCCCCGCGGGCTCAGCCGTTGAGCTGGGCCCAGGCCTTGTCGAGCCGCTTGAGGCTCACGGGCTGCGGCGTGCGCAGCTCCTGCGCGAAGAAGCTCACACGCAGTTCTTCGAGCAGCCAGCGCAGCTCCTGCAGCCGCGCGTCCTGCACGCCCTTGCGCTCGGCCACCAGGCGCCAGAAGCGTTGCTCCTGTGGCCGCAGCTCGGCCAGCCGGGCGGCGTCGCGCGCCGGGTCGGCGCGCAGCTTGTCGAGCCGCAACTGCACGGCCTTGAGGTAGCGCGGCAGGTGCTGCAACTGGGCATAGGGCGTGTCGGTGAGAAAGCGCTTGGTCACCAGGCGCTGCAACTGCTGCGCGATGTCGGCCGCCACCTCGGCCGGGGGCTTGCTGTCCTTGAGCTTGCGCTGGGCGGCCGCGAACTCGGTGAGAACGGCGCCCGCGCTGCGCGCGATCTCGGCAGCGATCAGG
This is a stretch of genomic DNA from Hydrogenophaga crocea. It encodes these proteins:
- a CDS encoding CysB family HTH-type transcriptional regulator; amino-acid sequence: MNLHQFKFVQEAVRRNLNLTEAAKALHTSQPGVSKAIIELEDELGIEIFARHGKRIKRVTEPGQQVLKSIDVILREVNNLKRIGEQYSAQDSGTLSIATTHTQARYVLPGPVAALRQAYPKVGISLHQGSPDQVARMLIEEVAEIGMATESLVNYPELVTLPAYEWQHVLVFPFDHPLLARERIDLEDLAQVPLITYHPSFTGRTRIDQAFALRHLQPNIVLEAIDSDVIKTYVKLGMGVGIVAEMAVKGENQSPDLVARPAGALFGHNLARVAFKRGTYLRQFVLRFGELLSDRLSRDLILRAMAGEPDEYDI
- a CDS encoding FecR domain-containing protein; this encodes MNSSTIRPPFTLSRRASMHGLAALLAAAALGVWQPAHAAADTTVIEAVQLPAQIERQGQRRAAEPGALLREGDKAITAAGSRMLLRMSDRSTVRLGEATEFLVQTLQRSPQDGASQISAGFKLITGVFRYATDYSSKVVGNKTDLKLGLATATVGIRGTDFWAMSDADHDAVCVFEGHVAVERGASAVADLQKPGAFWVTFTGKPEAPAGQATPDQLAKFIGQAEMRPGQGVLLQGGEWRLVAAANATGPQANELRERLQAAGYPARVAGQGNGFEVRINQFASEQDARSVLAKLAPLGVTQGSVVRAR
- a CDS encoding pyridoxal phosphate-dependent aminotransferase; this translates as MDAATLPRTPALASRLPQVGTTIFTVMSALASEHGAVNLGQGFPDFGCDPALLDAVDAAMRAGHNQYPPMTGVPALRQAVADKVEKLYGRRYDANTEVTVTAGATQAILTAILAVVHPGDEVIVLEPCYDSYVPNIELAGGRVVRVPLTPGSFRPDFDKIAAAITPRTRALLINSPHNPSGMCWTEAEMRALDALLAPTDVLLISDEVYEHMVFDGLPHQSAARYPGLAARAFIVSSFGKTYHVTGWKVGTVVAPAPLMAEFRKVHQFNVFTVNTPMQHALAAYMANPAPYLDLPAFYQRKRDLFREGLAATRFRLLPGEGTYFQCVDISALAVPERDLPEADFCRWLTQEIGVAAIPLSAFYGDGFDQKVVRFCFAKKDETLVEALKRLSRL
- a CDS encoding (2Fe-2S)-binding protein; this translates as MDRREFNAACATGAAALASAALGAPAWAASAQARTYARALLVDELGQPIKASRLVAQTNYVFHYPFEATPVFLLDLGKPAVPTRLQTKGREAYEWPGGVGPKRSVVAFSAICAHQLVYPTRELSFISFRKGPVANPQTPSKGNDLIHCCADHSQYDPARGAQVLGGPAEQPLCAVLLEHDARTDQLTATGTLGGELFDAFFKKYEMKLSLETGSSGRKAVAERSVVRELERFCRNPVRC